The Parashewanella tropica genome window below encodes:
- a CDS encoding TonB-dependent receptor domain-containing protein, translated as MIAPEPLAPLVFFGKPAPYSSKNYYNHKFGPKSPDGKSYDIADWRRRMLETGGRANSRDYKTFRSAVGFKGALDNGWDWEVSYSWGQSDAVERAEGYFNLAKVKDAVGPTGWLDASNKLIVDADGKPVVDAAGEKLVCLDGENKVIAGCVPLNIFGQPGTKDEITPEMLRYISGDYNTTEIGQTKQEVVNAIVTGDLFELPSGAVGFAAGWEYRKESGFYTPDSLILQGITTAGSAVGTKGGYNVDSLFAEAIVPIAVDESWAKLLDLELAVRHSKYSSFGRNTSGKVGIKYKPIDSVMVRATASQAFRAPSIAELFGGAATGFPEARDPCDQDSYKTLADYEKVKAGPNWKNCIASGVPTDGYKSGDVEQIPTKGGGSENWNGAVSLKPETADILTVGVVYSSDVIENFSASVDYWKIELTDAISTVGTQQRLDGCFKNGQYCDSINRFGPGSPVVGLIKNVNNYTVNVGGITTSGVDFDVRYLYETSAGDFRLGLDGTYLLSYDKELSDGTVIDHVGRFEADHDGMFAKVKANFNLGWTKDEFGVNLITRYISGVEETEKGWWTDPFKRDVSSNIVFDFQGNWDVSENVSVTLGVDNVFDREPPFVYSAFGANTDVSTYDVIGRFVYLRAGVKF; from the coding sequence TTGATTGCTCCAGAGCCATTAGCACCATTGGTTTTCTTTGGTAAGCCTGCCCCGTACTCATCAAAGAACTACTATAACCATAAGTTTGGTCCTAAAAGTCCTGACGGTAAATCTTACGACATTGCTGATTGGCGGCGTCGTATGCTGGAAACAGGTGGTCGTGCTAACTCTAGAGACTATAAAACATTTAGATCCGCAGTTGGTTTTAAAGGTGCTCTAGATAACGGTTGGGATTGGGAAGTTTCTTATAGCTGGGGTCAAAGTGACGCAGTAGAAAGAGCAGAAGGCTACTTTAACCTTGCAAAAGTTAAGGATGCAGTTGGTCCTACAGGGTGGCTAGATGCCAGTAACAAGCTAATAGTTGATGCTGATGGCAAACCTGTCGTTGACGCTGCAGGTGAGAAACTGGTTTGTTTAGATGGTGAAAATAAAGTTATTGCTGGTTGTGTACCGTTAAATATTTTTGGTCAACCAGGGACTAAAGATGAAATCACACCTGAGATGCTTAGGTACATTTCTGGTGACTACAATACAACAGAAATTGGTCAAACAAAGCAGGAAGTTGTTAATGCTATTGTGACTGGTGACTTATTTGAGTTACCTTCAGGAGCAGTCGGTTTTGCTGCGGGGTGGGAATATCGTAAAGAAAGTGGTTTTTACACACCTGATTCATTAATCCTTCAAGGTATTACCACAGCAGGTTCTGCTGTTGGCACAAAAGGCGGCTATAACGTTGATTCTTTGTTTGCTGAAGCAATTGTACCTATTGCTGTAGATGAATCATGGGCAAAATTGTTGGATTTGGAGTTAGCTGTTCGTCACTCAAAATACTCATCATTCGGCAGAAATACTAGTGGTAAGGTTGGTATCAAGTATAAGCCTATCGACAGTGTGATGGTGAGAGCAACAGCTTCACAGGCATTCAGAGCTCCGAGCATAGCAGAATTATTTGGTGGTGCTGCAACTGGTTTTCCAGAAGCGCGAGATCCATGTGACCAAGATTCATATAAGACCCTTGCTGATTATGAGAAAGTTAAAGCGGGACCTAACTGGAAAAACTGTATAGCAAGCGGTGTACCAACAGATGGTTATAAGTCTGGTGATGTGGAGCAGATCCCTACTAAAGGTGGCGGTTCTGAAAACTGGAACGGCGCAGTAAGCTTAAAGCCAGAAACCGCAGATATCTTGACCGTCGGTGTTGTATATAGCTCTGATGTTATAGAGAATTTTTCAGCAAGTGTAGATTACTGGAAAATAGAATTAACAGATGCTATCTCGACAGTTGGTACTCAGCAGCGATTAGATGGATGTTTTAAGAATGGACAGTACTGTGATTCTATCAATCGATTTGGCCCAGGTAGTCCTGTAGTTGGTTTGATTAAAAATGTGAATAACTACACGGTGAATGTAGGTGGAATAACCACATCTGGTGTTGATTTCGACGTTAGATACTTATACGAGACCAGTGCGGGGGATTTTCGTTTAGGTCTTGATGGTACTTATTTGTTGAGTTACGACAAAGAGCTTTCAGACGGTACAGTCATCGATCATGTAGGAAGATTTGAAGCAGACCATGACGGTATGTTCGCAAAAGTTAAGGCAAACTTTAACTTAGGTTGGACTAAAGATGAGTTCGGAGTAAACCTTATCACACGCTATATCAGTGGAGTGGAAGAGACTGAAAAAGGTTGGTGGACTGATCCATTTAAGCGTGATGTGAGCTCAAATATTGTTTTCGATTTCCAAGGTAACTGGGATGTTTCTGAAAATGTATCTGTTACTTTAGGCGTCGATAATGTATTTGATAGAGAGCCTCCATTTGTGTACTCTGCATTTGGCGCCAATACGGATGTTTCAACTTATGATGTAATAGGCCGATTCGTATATCTACGAGCGGGTGTTAAGTTCTAA
- a CDS encoding TonB-dependent receptor plug domain-containing protein: MQSNKKGLTQAIRFNLIGGAAVLMSAPTIAEEESKDVERIEVTGSRIKRADIEGANPVTTIDSSQIQKMSVTNVGDLLQNLTSSAGAAVNTQTNNGGDSTTRFSLRGIGTNRTLVLVNGRRVVSGGGGANSSVDLNTIPTAIVKRIEVLKDGASAIYGSDAIAGVVNIITKDDFEGFEIKTSYGKSDKGDAGQKSFDITFGTSSDKGNVVVALGYSDQEDAFMGDRPFSEFELRAYPDGSTQKGGSSAPPWVNANTADGRVTRGPDYGPWRKYDGAKDSYNYNPVNYLQTPSTRRYASVFANYELGELGVLGDVKSFAEANYVTTVVIV, from the coding sequence ATGCAAAGCAATAAGAAAGGATTAACTCAAGCAATTAGATTTAATCTGATTGGTGGAGCAGCAGTCTTAATGTCGGCGCCTACAATTGCAGAAGAAGAAAGTAAAGATGTAGAAAGGATTGAAGTCACAGGCTCTCGAATTAAACGAGCTGATATCGAAGGTGCAAACCCTGTAACTACTATTGATTCATCACAAATTCAAAAAATGAGCGTTACGAATGTTGGTGATTTGTTGCAGAATTTGACGTCGTCTGCGGGTGCTGCTGTAAACACTCAAACTAACAATGGTGGTGACTCAACAACTCGATTTTCTTTGAGAGGTATTGGAACAAACCGTACATTAGTTCTAGTAAATGGTCGTCGTGTTGTATCAGGCGGTGGAGGTGCTAATTCTTCTGTTGATTTGAATACAATTCCTACAGCAATTGTTAAGCGTATCGAAGTACTGAAAGATGGTGCTTCTGCAATTTATGGTTCTGATGCAATTGCAGGTGTAGTTAACATTATCACTAAGGATGACTTTGAAGGGTTTGAAATTAAAACAAGCTACGGAAAAAGTGATAAAGGTGATGCTGGTCAAAAATCATTTGATATTACTTTTGGTACTTCAAGTGATAAAGGGAACGTGGTAGTAGCACTTGGCTACAGCGATCAAGAAGATGCATTTATGGGGGATCGCCCGTTTTCTGAGTTCGAATTAAGGGCTTACCCTGATGGAAGTACACAGAAAGGTGGTTCTTCGGCGCCACCGTGGGTTAATGCTAATACTGCTGATGGGCGTGTGACTCGTGGTCCTGATTACGGCCCGTGGAGAAAGTATGATGGTGCAAAAGATTCATACAACTATAACCCCGTCAACTACCTTCAAACACCAAGTACAAGGCGCTACGCTTCTGTTTTTGCAAACTATGAGTTAGGAGAACTTGGTGTATTAGGAGATGTTAAGTCATTTGCTGAAGCTAACTATGTAACGACAGTGGTAATCGTTTGA